In Phragmites australis chromosome 16, lpPhrAust1.1, whole genome shotgun sequence, one DNA window encodes the following:
- the LOC133895884 gene encoding cytokinin dehydrogenase 11-like isoform X3 translates to MMLAYMDRAASAAEPEDAGEPVVAEDVAGCAAARDFGGLVSVRPAAVVRPASADDVANAIRAAALTAHLTVAARGNGHSVAGQAMAEGGLVLDMRALAVPRRMQLVRPPGGGGAAFADVPGGALWEEVLHWGVKNHGLAPASWTDYLRLTVGGTLSNGGVSGQSFRYGPQVSNVAELEVITGDGECRVCSPSSQSDLFFAVLGGLGQFGVITRARIPLHQAPQTVKWRRVVYASFADYTADAEWLVTRTPDAAFDYLEGFAFVNSDDPVNGWPSVPIPGGARFDPSLLPAGAGPVLYCLEVALYQYPHQHRPDDEDKVGTNCRAAPGGMMETLKYVRGLEFAADIGYVEFLSRVNRAEEEARRNGSWAAPHPWLNLFVSARDIADFDRAVLKGMLADGIDGPMLVYPMLKSKWDPKTSVALPEGEIFYLVALLRFCRPYPGGGPAVDDLVAQNNAILDACGSNGYDFKAYFPHYRAESDWARHFGAAKWKLFADRKARYDPLAILAPGQKIFPRALSVAAPVIV, encoded by the exons ATGATGCTCGCGTACATGGACCGCGCCGCATCGGCTGCCGAGCCGGAGGATGCCGGCGAGCCGGTCGTGGCGGAGGATGTGGCCGGGTGCGCAGCGGCGAGGGACTTCGGCGGGCTGGTGAGCGTCCGGCCCGCCGCCGTGGTCCGCCCGGCGAGCGCGGACGACGTGGCCAACGCCATCCGCGCGGCCGCGCTCACAGCGCACCTGACCGTAGCCGCCCGCGGGAACGGGCACTCGGTAGCCGGTCAGGCCATGGCCGAGGGCGGGCTCGTCCTCGACATGCGCGCGCTCGCGGTCCCCCGCCGCATGCAGCTCGTACGGCCccccggcggtggcggcgccgcCTTCGCCGATGTCCCGGGCGGCGCGCTCTGGGAGGAGGTGCTCCACTGGGGCGTCAAGAATCACGGCCTCGCCCCGGCGTCCTGGACGGACTACCTCAGGCTCACTGTCGGTGGCACGCTCTCCAATGGCGGCGTGAGCGGGCAGTCCTTCCGCTACGGTCCCCAGGTGTCGAACGTGGCCGAGCTCGAGGTCATCACCGGCGACGGCGAGTGCCGCGTCtgctccccctcctcccagTCGGACCTCTTCTTCGCCGTCCTCGGCGGGCTCGGCCAGTTCGGCGTCATCACGCGCGCCCGCATCCCCCTCCACCAAGCGCCCCAAACG GTGAAGTGGAGGCGGGTGGTGTACGCGAGCTTCGCAGACTACACGGCGGACGCGGAGTGGCTGGTGACTCGGACCCCGGACGCGGCGTTCGACTACTTGGAGGGCTTCGCGTTCGTGAACAGCGACGACCCGGTCAACGGCTGGCCGTCGGTGCCCATCCCCGGCGGCGCCCGCTTCGACCCGTCCCTCCtccccgccggcgccggccctGTCCTCTACTGCCTGGAGGTGGCCCTGTACCAGTACCCGCACCAGCACCGGCCCGACGACGAGGACAAGGTAGGTACCAATTGCCGCGCGGCGCCAGGG GGGATGATGGAGACGCTCAAGTACGTGCGGGGCCTGGAGTTCGCGGCGGACATCGGGTACGTGGAGTTCCTGTCGCGCGTGAAccgggcggaggaggaggcccgcCGGAACGGCAGCTGGGCCGCGCCGCACCCGTGGCTCAACCTCTTCGTCTCCGCGCGCGACATCGCTGACTTCGACCGCGCCGTGCTCAAGGGCATGCTCGCCGACGGCATCGACGGGCCCATGCTCGTGTACCCCATGCTCAAGAGCAA GTGGGATCCGAAAACGTCGGTGGCGCTCCCGGAGGGCGAGATCTTCTACCTGGTTGCGCTGCTTCGATTCTGCCGGCCCTACCCGGGTGGTGGCCCGGCGGTGGACGACCTGGTGGCACAGAACAACGCGATCCTGGACGCCTGCGGCTCCAACGGCTACGACTTCAAGGCGTACTTCCCGCACTACCGCGCCGAGTCCGACTGGGCGCGCCACTTCGGCGCCGCCAAGTGGAAGCTGTTTGCCGACCGCAAGGCCCGGTACGACCCGCTCGCCATCCTCGCCCCGGGCCAGAAGATCTTCCCCAGAGCCCTTTCCGTCGCCGCCCCCGTGATCGTGTAG
- the LOC133895884 gene encoding cytokinin dehydrogenase 11-like isoform X2, with product MMLAYMDRAASAAEPEDAGEPVVAEDVAGCAAARDFGGLVSVRPAAVVRPASADDVANAIRAAALTAHLTVAARGNGHSVAGQAMAEGGLVLDMRALAVPRRMQLVRPPGGGGAAFADVPGGALWEEVLHWGVKNHGLAPASWTDYLRLTVGGTLSNGGVSGQSFRYGPQVSNVAELEVITGDGECRVCSPSSQSDLFFAVLGGLGQFGVITRARIPLHQAPQTVKWRRVVYASFADYTADAEWLVTRTPDAAFDYLEGFAFVNSDDPVNGWPSVPIPGGARFDPSLLPAGAGPVLYCLEVALYQYPHQHRPDDEDKGMMETLKYVRGLEFAADIGYVEFLSRVNRAEEEARRNGSWAAPHPWLNLFVSARDIADFDRAVLKGMLADGIDGPMLVYPMLKSKAGLRFSIAASVLDLAVSSAAH from the exons ATGATGCTCGCGTACATGGACCGCGCCGCATCGGCTGCCGAGCCGGAGGATGCCGGCGAGCCGGTCGTGGCGGAGGATGTGGCCGGGTGCGCAGCGGCGAGGGACTTCGGCGGGCTGGTGAGCGTCCGGCCCGCCGCCGTGGTCCGCCCGGCGAGCGCGGACGACGTGGCCAACGCCATCCGCGCGGCCGCGCTCACAGCGCACCTGACCGTAGCCGCCCGCGGGAACGGGCACTCGGTAGCCGGTCAGGCCATGGCCGAGGGCGGGCTCGTCCTCGACATGCGCGCGCTCGCGGTCCCCCGCCGCATGCAGCTCGTACGGCCccccggcggtggcggcgccgcCTTCGCCGATGTCCCGGGCGGCGCGCTCTGGGAGGAGGTGCTCCACTGGGGCGTCAAGAATCACGGCCTCGCCCCGGCGTCCTGGACGGACTACCTCAGGCTCACTGTCGGTGGCACGCTCTCCAATGGCGGCGTGAGCGGGCAGTCCTTCCGCTACGGTCCCCAGGTGTCGAACGTGGCCGAGCTCGAGGTCATCACCGGCGACGGCGAGTGCCGCGTCtgctccccctcctcccagTCGGACCTCTTCTTCGCCGTCCTCGGCGGGCTCGGCCAGTTCGGCGTCATCACGCGCGCCCGCATCCCCCTCCACCAAGCGCCCCAAACG GTGAAGTGGAGGCGGGTGGTGTACGCGAGCTTCGCAGACTACACGGCGGACGCGGAGTGGCTGGTGACTCGGACCCCGGACGCGGCGTTCGACTACTTGGAGGGCTTCGCGTTCGTGAACAGCGACGACCCGGTCAACGGCTGGCCGTCGGTGCCCATCCCCGGCGGCGCCCGCTTCGACCCGTCCCTCCtccccgccggcgccggccctGTCCTCTACTGCCTGGAGGTGGCCCTGTACCAGTACCCGCACCAGCACCGGCCCGACGACGAGGACAAG GGGATGATGGAGACGCTCAAGTACGTGCGGGGCCTGGAGTTCGCGGCGGACATCGGGTACGTGGAGTTCCTGTCGCGCGTGAAccgggcggaggaggaggcccgcCGGAACGGCAGCTGGGCCGCGCCGCACCCGTGGCTCAACCTCTTCGTCTCCGCGCGCGACATCGCTGACTTCGACCGCGCCGTGCTCAAGGGCATGCTCGCCGACGGCATCGACGGGCCCATGCTCGTGTACCCCATGCTCAAGAGCAA GGCCGGGCTCCGATTCTCCATCGCCGCTTCTGTTTTGGATTTAGCTGTGTCGTCTGCCGCCCATTAG
- the LOC133895884 gene encoding cytokinin dehydrogenase 11-like isoform X1, translating into MMLAYMDRAASAAEPEDAGEPVVAEDVAGCAAARDFGGLVSVRPAAVVRPASADDVANAIRAAALTAHLTVAARGNGHSVAGQAMAEGGLVLDMRALAVPRRMQLVRPPGGGGAAFADVPGGALWEEVLHWGVKNHGLAPASWTDYLRLTVGGTLSNGGVSGQSFRYGPQVSNVAELEVITGDGECRVCSPSSQSDLFFAVLGGLGQFGVITRARIPLHQAPQTVKWRRVVYASFADYTADAEWLVTRTPDAAFDYLEGFAFVNSDDPVNGWPSVPIPGGARFDPSLLPAGAGPVLYCLEVALYQYPHQHRPDDEDKGMMETLKYVRGLEFAADIGYVEFLSRVNRAEEEARRNGSWAAPHPWLNLFVSARDIADFDRAVLKGMLADGIDGPMLVYPMLKSKWDPKTSVALPEGEIFYLVALLRFCRPYPGGGPAVDDLVAQNNAILDACGSNGYDFKAYFPHYRAESDWARHFGAAKWKLFADRKARYDPLAILAPGQKIFPRALSVAAPVIV; encoded by the exons ATGATGCTCGCGTACATGGACCGCGCCGCATCGGCTGCCGAGCCGGAGGATGCCGGCGAGCCGGTCGTGGCGGAGGATGTGGCCGGGTGCGCAGCGGCGAGGGACTTCGGCGGGCTGGTGAGCGTCCGGCCCGCCGCCGTGGTCCGCCCGGCGAGCGCGGACGACGTGGCCAACGCCATCCGCGCGGCCGCGCTCACAGCGCACCTGACCGTAGCCGCCCGCGGGAACGGGCACTCGGTAGCCGGTCAGGCCATGGCCGAGGGCGGGCTCGTCCTCGACATGCGCGCGCTCGCGGTCCCCCGCCGCATGCAGCTCGTACGGCCccccggcggtggcggcgccgcCTTCGCCGATGTCCCGGGCGGCGCGCTCTGGGAGGAGGTGCTCCACTGGGGCGTCAAGAATCACGGCCTCGCCCCGGCGTCCTGGACGGACTACCTCAGGCTCACTGTCGGTGGCACGCTCTCCAATGGCGGCGTGAGCGGGCAGTCCTTCCGCTACGGTCCCCAGGTGTCGAACGTGGCCGAGCTCGAGGTCATCACCGGCGACGGCGAGTGCCGCGTCtgctccccctcctcccagTCGGACCTCTTCTTCGCCGTCCTCGGCGGGCTCGGCCAGTTCGGCGTCATCACGCGCGCCCGCATCCCCCTCCACCAAGCGCCCCAAACG GTGAAGTGGAGGCGGGTGGTGTACGCGAGCTTCGCAGACTACACGGCGGACGCGGAGTGGCTGGTGACTCGGACCCCGGACGCGGCGTTCGACTACTTGGAGGGCTTCGCGTTCGTGAACAGCGACGACCCGGTCAACGGCTGGCCGTCGGTGCCCATCCCCGGCGGCGCCCGCTTCGACCCGTCCCTCCtccccgccggcgccggccctGTCCTCTACTGCCTGGAGGTGGCCCTGTACCAGTACCCGCACCAGCACCGGCCCGACGACGAGGACAAG GGGATGATGGAGACGCTCAAGTACGTGCGGGGCCTGGAGTTCGCGGCGGACATCGGGTACGTGGAGTTCCTGTCGCGCGTGAAccgggcggaggaggaggcccgcCGGAACGGCAGCTGGGCCGCGCCGCACCCGTGGCTCAACCTCTTCGTCTCCGCGCGCGACATCGCTGACTTCGACCGCGCCGTGCTCAAGGGCATGCTCGCCGACGGCATCGACGGGCCCATGCTCGTGTACCCCATGCTCAAGAGCAA GTGGGATCCGAAAACGTCGGTGGCGCTCCCGGAGGGCGAGATCTTCTACCTGGTTGCGCTGCTTCGATTCTGCCGGCCCTACCCGGGTGGTGGCCCGGCGGTGGACGACCTGGTGGCACAGAACAACGCGATCCTGGACGCCTGCGGCTCCAACGGCTACGACTTCAAGGCGTACTTCCCGCACTACCGCGCCGAGTCCGACTGGGCGCGCCACTTCGGCGCCGCCAAGTGGAAGCTGTTTGCCGACCGCAAGGCCCGGTACGACCCGCTCGCCATCCTCGCCCCGGGCCAGAAGATCTTCCCCAGAGCCCTTTCCGTCGCCGCCCCCGTGATCGTGTAG